The nucleotide window ACAGCTATTGAAAAAATCAGTATTATTTGTGAAACAGTTTTCATCTAAGTGCTATTTTTGGGGGCAAAGATACATGAAATCGCATTCATTTGTCAATAAGGCCAATCCCTTTTTTATTTATTTTTCCCTGACTGTTTAAATCTTTGACCAGATTGTCGAGTACTCCGTTGATAAAATTCTTGCTCCCATAAGTGCTGTAATTTTTTGCCAATTCAATGCATTCATTAATGGTTACTTTGACGGGAATGGTTTCAAAATATAGAATTTCTGAAAGGCCGATATAAAGAATGATTAAGTCGAGGAGTGGCAGGCGGGAGGGTTCCCATTTCTGTACCTTGCTTTGGATGAGTTTGTCAAATTCCGGTTGATTCTGAATACAAACATGCAGTAATCTTTTACCGAAGTCAATATTTTCATTTTCATCATTGGACAGTGAAATGATTATGTCAGGATTTGTCAGTTCCTTCGCAAGTATTTTTAATGATTTGACAGCCATGTTGACGGCCATTTTTGCATCATCAGGCCAGTTGATAAAGATGTCTTCAATGTGAGAATCAAGCAGATTGAAATTGATGGTGTAGTATTTCAGGAAAAAAGAAAACAGTTCCAGATCGGTTTGTATATCGTCTTTATCGTTATGAACATATTCCCGGTAGATTTCATTGTTTTTAAGGTCAACGAAAACCTTTCTGAGAATTTCGATATGATCGGGACTAAAGAAAACAGCATTTTTCCGGCAGGCTTCATCAAGTGCAGAATGGTTGTTCAATGCTGTAATCAGGGAATTTTTATAAAAGCGTGAATTGGGATTTAATTGCCTGACACCTGGAATATTCGACTGAATTTCGTCATCGTATTTTTCAGCAAAGGAAGTGATTTCTCGCAGGAGCAAAA belongs to Sphingobacteriales bacterium and includes:
- the nusB gene encoding transcription antitermination factor NusB — its product is MLNRHHVRIKVMQALYSYYINDEKNNISHYEKELLDNIERLYRVYLYLLLLLREITSFAEKYDDEIQSNIPGVRQLNPNSRFYKNSLITALNNHSALDEACRKNAVFFSPDHIEILRKVFVDLKNNEIYREYVHNDKDDIQTDLELFSFFLKYYTINFNLLDSHIEDIFINWPDDAKMAVNMAVKSLKILAKELTNPDIIISLSNDENENIDFGKRLLHVCIQNQPEFDKLIQSKVQKWEPSRLPLLDLIILYIGLSEILYFETIPVKVTINECIELAKNYSTYGSKNFINGVLDNLVKDLNSQGKINKKGIGLIDK